Proteins encoded by one window of Candidatus Methanoperedens sp.:
- a CDS encoding DUF1743 domain-containing protein produces MIIGLDDTDSRDGMCTTYLMAVLIGKLNAFGHLKDYPLLVRLNPNIKYKTRGNAALAIYIELNDRNDAQKVRELVIGTVERMAVFSEENTNPGIVFIENPTQSMTKDLSGFSMRAVRDVLEIREAKEILSRHDIAHRGYKNERGLIGALAAAGFALCGLPDYTYELIAYREPTSWGSLREIDSGSVFAADAATYPDTWDTVDIENERIVFAPHSPDPILFGIRGKSEEAVRRAFSMIKSEPVERHVIFKTNQNTDMHLIRANIHEAEEDRSYILEGIVSKPPKTITGGHIIFEISENGASIECAAFEPTKGFRRIIRELRAGDEIRVFGSVKDSTLNLEKIKIDRLNMQELRNPVCCDKRMKSMGKGQGYRCEKCGAVKKEQVVETLQRNISPGFYEVPPCARRHLSKPLVRFSFYST; encoded by the coding sequence ATGATTATAGGACTCGATGACACCGATTCAAGAGACGGCATGTGCACGACCTATCTTATGGCGGTGCTGATCGGAAAACTCAATGCTTTCGGGCATTTGAAGGATTATCCGCTTCTTGTTCGCCTTAATCCGAATATCAAATACAAAACACGAGGCAATGCAGCATTGGCCATATATATTGAACTCAATGACCGAAATGATGCACAAAAAGTCAGGGAGCTTGTAATTGGTACGGTTGAAAGAATGGCCGTTTTTTCCGAAGAAAATACAAATCCGGGAATCGTTTTTATCGAAAATCCAACACAAAGTATGACAAAAGACCTTTCCGGATTTTCCATGCGAGCTGTCCGGGATGTATTGGAAATTCGTGAAGCAAAGGAGATATTAAGTCGCCATGATATTGCACACAGGGGATATAAGAATGAAAGAGGTTTAATCGGAGCACTCGCAGCGGCTGGTTTTGCATTATGCGGCCTTCCTGATTACACATATGAGCTTATTGCATACCGCGAACCAACAAGCTGGGGCTCATTGCGTGAAATTGATTCCGGATCGGTATTTGCAGCAGATGCTGCAACGTATCCTGATACGTGGGATACGGTTGATATCGAAAATGAACGAATAGTTTTTGCTCCTCACTCGCCTGATCCCATTCTTTTCGGAATACGAGGAAAAAGCGAAGAAGCCGTAAGACGTGCGTTTTCGATGATAAAAAGCGAGCCTGTGGAACGGCATGTTATTTTTAAAACGAACCAGAACACTGATATGCATCTTATCAGGGCAAATATCCATGAAGCTGAGGAGGATCGCTCTTATATTCTTGAAGGCATTGTCAGCAAACCCCCAAAAACAATAACCGGAGGGCACATCATCTTTGAAATTTCAGAGAACGGCGCGTCCATTGAGTGCGCAGCATTTGAACCTACAAAAGGTTTCAGGCGCATTATCAGGGAACTCAGGGCAGGGGATGAAATAAGAGTCTTCGGAAGTGTTAAAGATAGTACTCTTAACCTTGAAAAGATCAAGATCGATCGATTGAATATGCAGGAATTGAGAAATCCGGTGTGTTGCGATAAACGAATGAAATCTATGGGAAAAGGCCAGGGTTATAGATGCGAGAAATGCGGCGCAGTGAAAAAAGAACAGGTGGTAGAGACCTTACAGAGAAATATTTCACCGGGGTTTTATGAAGTTCCGCCATGCGCAAGGCGACACCTGTCAAAGCCGCTTGTCAGATTTTCATTTTATAGTACATAA
- a CDS encoding transcriptional regulator, translating into MNKESLINRAFVILTRAGFIISERCDTRPRSFDIAVRRDNLLLLIKVISNIDGLNEETTREMQILSKQLHGYPIVIGEKTRDHSLETGVVYFRYGVPAFDIKTMQDYFIDDLPPLIYAEHGGLYVNIEGNILKEERIRKNISLGALASMLGVSRRTISKYEDGEMAASVDVAVKLEELMDRGFTVSVNLFDKLYREDTQKQEMTLEHSNVFSILQDMGFNVMPISQAPFDAVSQSQSSNRRDEDATILTGVAEYSRTMVKKAHLMSSISEVAGTQSLLIIQGVSKTKNIEGTVVIDNKELEKFNDKDEFIDLLQERRQKIKVS; encoded by the coding sequence ATGAATAAAGAGTCGCTCATAAATAGGGCTTTTGTCATTCTGACCCGTGCGGGCTTTATCATTTCAGAACGTTGTGACACCCGTCCCAGGAGTTTTGATATAGCAGTAAGAAGAGATAATTTATTGCTATTGATAAAAGTAATTTCCAACATCGATGGCCTGAATGAAGAAACTACAAGGGAAATGCAGATCCTTTCGAAACAACTGCATGGATATCCAATAGTCATTGGCGAAAAAACCCGTGATCATTCACTGGAAACAGGCGTAGTATACTTCAGGTATGGGGTTCCCGCATTTGACATAAAAACGATGCAGGATTATTTTATTGATGATCTGCCGCCACTAATATATGCTGAACATGGCGGTTTATATGTAAATATTGAAGGAAATATCCTTAAAGAGGAACGTATCAGGAAAAACATCTCCCTCGGTGCTCTTGCCTCCATGCTTGGCGTTTCGAGAAGAACGATAAGCAAATATGAAGACGGGGAAATGGCAGCAAGTGTTGATGTAGCTGTCAAGCTTGAAGAATTAATGGACCGGGGATTTACAGTTTCAGTCAACTTATTTGACAAACTTTATCGTGAAGATACGCAAAAACAGGAGATGACACTGGAACATTCAAATGTATTCTCCATCCTGCAGGATATGGGTTTTAATGTCATGCCTATTTCACAGGCGCCATTTGACGCAGTATCACAATCGCAGTCCTCAAACCGAAGAGATGAGGATGCTACGATATTAACAGGGGTGGCAGAATACTCACGTACTATGGTGAAGAAAGCGCATCTGATGAGCAGTATATCAGAAGTCGCCGGGACCCAGTCGCTATTAATTATCCAGGGAGTGAGTAAAACAAAGAATATTGAAGGGACTGTTGTTATTGATAATAAAGAGCTTGAAAAATTCAATGATAAAGACGAATTTATAGACCTGTTGCAGGAAAGAAGACAAAAGATCAAAGTTTCCTAA
- a CDS encoding thermosome subunit, translating into MAGQLNGQPIIILDRDSTRTQGKDALGFNISAAKAVADAVRTTLGPKGMDKMLVDAVGDVVITNDGATILRKMDIKHPAAKMMVEVARTQEDKAGDGTTSVVVLSGELLNKAHTLVEQGVHPTMITRGYSLASIKALEILDEIAIDASDEVLENIAKTALTGKSADLALDSLVRLCVETARSIKEGGKVNIKENINIIHQRGGSIKDTKFIHGLVIDKARAHKNMPKRVENAKIAALDTGIEVEKTQVKSTLKITSPELVSEARLEESKLVEEKIEALAKSGANVIFTEKGIDDIGMHYLAKKGIFAVRRCNSEELKKLVKATGARVVSKLDGVEATDLGKAALVEERGVGNYKMVYVEGCENPKAVSILIYSGAEHVADEVERALDDALRVVGVVIEDGKIVAGGGSPEIEIATRLRKYATTYGGREQLAIMAYADALEEIPKAIAENAGLDAIDIIVGLRNKHDKGAKNVGLNVFSGKAEDMLKIGVIEPLRVKTQEIKSATDAAVMILRINDILTAKETGMMDVKPEHTADYYDGIQAPDVGED; encoded by the coding sequence ATGGCAGGACAGTTAAACGGACAGCCTATTATCATATTAGACAGGGATAGCACAAGAACACAGGGAAAAGATGCGCTGGGATTTAATATCTCAGCAGCAAAAGCGGTAGCAGATGCAGTAAGAACAACACTTGGCCCGAAAGGCATGGACAAAATGCTTGTTGATGCTGTAGGGGATGTCGTTATCACCAATGATGGTGCCACAATATTGCGAAAAATGGATATAAAGCATCCGGCTGCAAAAATGATGGTTGAAGTTGCACGCACACAGGAAGATAAGGCTGGCGACGGAACAACAAGCGTAGTCGTTCTTTCTGGCGAGTTATTAAATAAAGCCCATACTCTTGTTGAACAGGGTGTTCATCCCACAATGATCACAAGAGGTTACAGCCTTGCGTCAATAAAAGCTCTTGAGATCCTTGATGAGATCGCTATTGATGCTTCTGATGAAGTGCTTGAGAACATCGCAAAAACAGCTCTTACCGGGAAAAGTGCAGACCTTGCTCTTGATTCACTCGTCAGGTTATGTGTCGAGACCGCCAGATCGATTAAAGAAGGCGGAAAAGTTAACATAAAGGAAAATATCAATATTATACACCAGCGCGGCGGCAGCATAAAAGATACAAAATTCATTCATGGGCTTGTTATTGACAAAGCAAGGGCGCATAAGAATATGCCAAAGCGTGTTGAGAATGCAAAAATAGCGGCACTTGATACCGGAATAGAAGTAGAGAAGACACAGGTTAAATCAACGCTAAAGATAACGTCTCCGGAACTCGTTTCCGAAGCAAGGCTTGAAGAGAGTAAGCTTGTAGAAGAGAAAATCGAAGCCTTAGCAAAAAGCGGCGCAAACGTCATATTTACTGAAAAAGGCATAGATGATATCGGTATGCATTACCTCGCAAAGAAAGGTATCTTTGCAGTAAGAAGATGCAATAGTGAAGAACTTAAGAAACTTGTAAAAGCCACAGGAGCCCGTGTAGTCTCAAAACTGGACGGCGTTGAAGCAACGGATCTTGGAAAAGCAGCTCTTGTAGAAGAGCGGGGCGTTGGCAATTATAAAATGGTCTATGTAGAGGGCTGCGAGAATCCAAAAGCAGTATCTATTTTGATCTACAGCGGCGCAGAGCATGTTGCTGATGAAGTGGAGCGGGCCCTTGATGATGCCTTGCGTGTAGTTGGTGTTGTCATAGAAGACGGAAAAATCGTAGCAGGAGGCGGCTCACCGGAAATAGAGATTGCCACAAGACTGCGCAAATACGCAACAACATACGGAGGAAGGGAGCAATTAGCGATAATGGCATATGCGGATGCGCTTGAGGAAATACCCAAAGCCATAGCAGAAAATGCAGGTCTTGATGCGATTGATATTATAGTCGGGCTCAGGAATAAGCATGATAAAGGCGCAAAAAACGTGGGACTGAATGTTTTTTCAGGGAAAGCAGAAGACATGCTCAAAATCGGTGTAATTGAACCTCTTCGTGTAAAAACCCAGGAAATCAAGTCGGCAACTGATGCGGCAGTGATGATCCTGAGGATCAACGATATCCTGACAGCAAAAGAAACAGGCATGATGGATGTCAAACCCGAACATACGGCGGACTATTATGATGGTATTCAGGCCCCTGATGTGGGAGAAGACTAA
- a CDS encoding nucleotide exchange factor GrpE has protein sequence MESPEAQEEITETTEEKLDKELGIVKKQLAEEKDRCLRLNAEFDNLRKRNIKERDEFVKYANEKLIQEFIDVFESLERGIENAKKADNTDKLVEGMELVYKKFKAVLEKNGLVPIKALGEKFDHSRHEAMMQTLTDDQAEDIILEEFAKGYMLNGKVIRYSKVRVSKKKESEKESYDETENEVK, from the coding sequence GTGGAATCCCCGGAAGCGCAAGAGGAGATAACTGAAACAACAGAAGAAAAACTCGATAAAGAATTAGGTATTGTAAAAAAACAACTCGCAGAAGAAAAAGACAGGTGTCTTCGCCTGAATGCGGAATTCGATAATCTCCGAAAGAGAAACATCAAAGAGCGGGATGAGTTTGTAAAATACGCAAATGAAAAGCTAATACAGGAATTTATAGATGTATTTGAGAGTCTTGAGCGGGGAATTGAAAACGCCAAAAAAGCTGATAACACGGATAAATTGGTCGAAGGCATGGAACTTGTATATAAGAAATTCAAGGCCGTGCTTGAAAAAAACGGTCTTGTCCCCATTAAAGCTCTTGGTGAAAAATTCGACCACTCAAGACATGAAGCTATGATGCAGACGCTTACAGATGACCAGGCAGAGGACATAATACTTGAAGAATTTGCAAAAGGTTACATGTTAAATGGGAAAGTCATTCGTTATTCTAAGGTAAGAGTATCGAAAAAGAAGGAATCAGAAAAAGAATCTTATGATGAAACAGAAAATGAGGTGAAATAA
- the dnaK gene encoding molecular chaperone DnaK, whose product MAKIIGIDLGTSNSAAAVMQGNRPVIIPSAEGVSLGGKAFPSYVAFTKDGQRLTGEAARRQAVTNPEGTAYAFKRKMGTDYKYNLRGKEYRPQELSAFLLQKIKQDAEAFLGEKVEKAVITVPAYFNDNQRQATKDAGEIAGLEVVRIINEPTAASLAYGLDKAGDQKIMVFDLGGGTLDVTIMELGGGVFEVKSTAGDTQLGGTDMDNRLVDYIAEEFKKEHGIDLRKDRVANQRLRDAAEKAKIELSTSLTTEINQPFITADASGPKHLTMALTRSKLEEVIRPVIDRCRAPMEQALSDAKLTKDDIKRVILVGGPTRMPIVQKFVEDYVGKKVEGGVDPMECVAMGAAIQAGVLAGEVKDILLLDVTPLTLGIETLGHVMTKLIDRNTTIPTRKSQIFSTAADSQTTVEIHVLQGERAMSYDNVTLGRFNLVGIPPAPRGVPQIEVTFDIDANGILHVTAKDLGTGKEQKMTITAPLKMASDEIDRKIKDAEKFAEEDKKRKEKVELLNQADTLVYTTEKTLKELGDKVSGDQKQTVEKALENMKDAIKSDDVNRIKSAIEDLTKEMHAISTLLYQQQAQQQQGQQQAQQEPQGEQQAGQQEAKTDEKVTDAEYKVVDEDKK is encoded by the coding sequence ATGGCTAAAATAATCGGAATCGATTTGGGTACAAGCAATTCAGCAGCTGCAGTCATGCAGGGGAATAGACCAGTGATTATACCAAGTGCAGAGGGTGTATCCCTGGGAGGAAAGGCATTTCCATCATATGTGGCATTCACAAAAGATGGCCAGAGATTAACCGGGGAAGCGGCAAGAAGGCAGGCAGTAACAAATCCTGAAGGCACAGCCTATGCATTCAAGAGAAAAATGGGTACTGACTACAAATATAACCTCCGGGGCAAGGAATACCGGCCGCAGGAACTTTCAGCGTTCCTGTTGCAGAAAATAAAACAGGATGCAGAGGCATTTCTTGGTGAGAAGGTAGAAAAAGCAGTAATTACAGTGCCAGCGTATTTCAATGATAACCAGAGACAGGCAACCAAGGATGCAGGAGAGATTGCAGGACTTGAGGTAGTGAGGATCATCAACGAGCCCACAGCTGCTTCCCTTGCGTACGGTCTTGACAAGGCAGGGGACCAGAAGATCATGGTTTTCGACCTGGGGGGAGGCACCCTTGATGTGACCATTATGGAACTGGGCGGCGGCGTATTTGAAGTCAAGTCCACTGCAGGGGATACGCAGCTTGGCGGCACAGACATGGATAACAGGCTGGTGGATTATATTGCTGAGGAATTCAAAAAAGAACACGGTATTGATCTTCGAAAAGACAGGGTTGCCAACCAGAGATTAAGGGATGCAGCAGAAAAAGCAAAGATTGAGCTTTCCACATCACTTACTACTGAAATAAACCAGCCATTCATAACAGCAGATGCCAGCGGTCCCAAACACCTGACAATGGCATTGACACGGTCAAAACTTGAAGAAGTGATACGCCCTGTTATAGATAGATGCCGTGCGCCAATGGAGCAGGCTTTATCTGATGCAAAACTTACAAAGGATGATATTAAAAGAGTTATCCTTGTTGGCGGACCTACAAGAATGCCAATAGTACAGAAATTCGTAGAGGACTATGTTGGCAAGAAAGTGGAAGGTGGTGTTGATCCCATGGAATGCGTGGCGATGGGCGCAGCTATCCAGGCAGGTGTGCTTGCAGGCGAAGTGAAGGACATTCTTCTTCTTGACGTTACACCTCTGACACTTGGTATTGAAACGCTGGGCCATGTAATGACAAAGCTCATTGACAGGAACACCACGATCCCGACGCGAAAAAGCCAGATATTCTCAACAGCGGCTGATAGCCAGACAACCGTTGAAATCCATGTCCTGCAGGGAGAGAGAGCTATGTCATATGATAACGTTACACTTGGAAGGTTCAATCTCGTAGGTATTCCGCCAGCACCACGCGGGGTCCCGCAGATAGAGGTTACTTTTGATATCGATGCTAACGGTATCCTTCATGTAACCGCAAAAGACCTTGGAACGGGTAAAGAGCAGAAGATGACGATAACAGCGCCCCTTAAGATGGCTTCTGATGAAATAGACAGAAAGATAAAAGACGCTGAGAAATTTGCAGAGGAAGACAAAAAGCGAAAAGAAAAGGTGGAACTGCTCAACCAGGCTGATACGCTTGTATACACTACAGAGAAGACCCTTAAAGAGCTCGGAGATAAAGTCAGTGGCGACCAGAAACAGACAGTCGAAAAAGCTCTTGAGAATATGAAGGATGCAATCAAGAGCGACGATGTGAACAGGATAAAATCAGCAATCGAAGACCTTACAAAAGAGATGCACGCTATCAGCACCTTATTATACCAGCAGCAGGCTCAGCAACAACAGGGGCAACAACAGGCACAGCAAGAACCGCAGGGTGAGCAGCAGGCAGGTCAACAGGAAGCTAAGACGGATGAGAAAGTAACGGATGCTGAATATAAGGTAGTTGATGAGGATAAGAAATAG
- a CDS encoding NOG1 family protein → MIFEKIPTVPTAEELLDKSYSRATRAKRGKQILDRKSKLQAEESMLLTAANILSDNLTHIVRKFPSLEQLPPFYLELAEVLVGVEEMKMNLASVQWAGEKVGALARKYVGIMREADDPKPVRKQAFGRISSIVESVDGNLRFLNEARNKLRKLPAIDEGPAIVVAGYPNVGKSSFVALVSSAHPEIAPYPFTTKGLAVGHFTRNGIRYQVIDTPGLLDRPLEARNEIERQAISALKHVGKVILYIIDPSETCGYSLDIQIHLLEEIKNRFAVPFLIVANKKDISVTEIGDMSMSTLTGEGVDAVLERLLEMMPLIDPF, encoded by the coding sequence ATGATATTCGAAAAAATACCCACAGTTCCCACAGCCGAAGAACTTCTTGACAAATCCTACAGCAGAGCAACCCGGGCCAAACGAGGAAAGCAGATCCTTGACAGGAAATCCAAGCTTCAGGCTGAAGAATCAATGCTTCTCACAGCAGCAAATATACTAAGCGACAATCTTACCCATATAGTCAGGAAATTCCCGAGCCTTGAACAGCTGCCACCTTTTTATCTTGAGCTTGCAGAGGTATTGGTGGGTGTCGAAGAGATGAAAATGAACCTGGCCTCTGTGCAATGGGCTGGTGAAAAAGTAGGAGCCCTGGCAAGAAAATATGTCGGTATCATGAGAGAAGCCGATGATCCAAAACCGGTGCGAAAACAGGCATTTGGAAGGATCTCATCTATTGTCGAAAGTGTTGATGGCAACCTGCGCTTCCTTAATGAAGCACGTAACAAGCTAAGAAAGCTTCCTGCTATAGATGAAGGGCCTGCTATCGTTGTTGCAGGCTACCCGAACGTAGGGAAGTCAAGTTTCGTGGCACTTGTGAGCAGTGCCCATCCTGAGATAGCTCCTTATCCCTTCACGACGAAAGGGCTGGCTGTAGGGCATTTTACACGAAATGGGATACGGTATCAGGTAATTGATACTCCCGGGCTTCTTGACAGGCCGCTTGAAGCAAGAAATGAAATAGAACGTCAGGCAATATCTGCACTAAAACATGTCGGAAAAGTAATACTTTATATTATTGACCCGTCTGAGACATGCGGTTATTCTCTTGATATCCAGATACATCTTCTTGAAGAGATAAAGAACAGGTTTGCAGTGCCATTTCTTATTGTTGCGAACAAGAAGGATATTTCAGTTACGGAAATCGGCGATATGAGTATGTCTACATTAACTGGTGAGGGCGTCGATGCAGTACTTGAGAGATTGCTGGAAATGATGCCTTTGATTGATCCATTCTAA
- the thiD gene encoding bifunctional hydroxymethylpyrimidine kinase/phosphomethylpyrimidine kinase produces the protein MKTAMTIAGVDPGGGAGIAADLKTFAALGVHGTCIITSVTAQNTLGVLNSFDLPADFIEEQFDAVVSDIRIDYAKTGMLSSPEIVRVAARLVKKEKLPLVIDPVMAAEAGGTLLKSEAIQVLIEELLPLSEVVTPNISEAQRLSGIKIRDISDASKAARIISELGAKSVIVTGGHLKGTDILYSNGEFIQIKGKLIKGGTHGSGCTHSAVITAQLSKGATLIEAAHCAKEFVEQAITLSFKIGKGAAPVNQIGHILTDARRFNVIRNIEQALDLIKKSQGFSNLIPEVGCNIAMGIPDASSVSDIAAVSGRIVRLKNEPHAVGCIAFGASSHIARIVLTAMHYNDMIRASMNIRYSEEALFACKDLGFSIASFRREDEPEGVSTMEWGVSDAINRAKKVPDVIYDKGGVGKEAMIRLLGRNAVEVAGKATKIAGLMNK, from the coding sequence ATGAAAACAGCAATGACAATAGCAGGTGTGGACCCCGGGGGCGGGGCGGGAATAGCCGCAGACCTGAAGACGTTTGCAGCACTCGGGGTTCACGGAACCTGTATCATAACATCGGTTACTGCCCAAAATACACTGGGCGTTCTTAATTCCTTTGACTTGCCAGCAGATTTCATTGAAGAACAATTCGATGCTGTTGTAAGTGATATAAGAATTGATTACGCCAAGACCGGTATGCTTTCATCACCTGAAATTGTAAGAGTTGCAGCCAGGCTTGTAAAAAAAGAAAAACTGCCTCTTGTTATTGATCCTGTAATGGCTGCCGAAGCAGGTGGAACTTTGCTGAAAAGTGAAGCAATTCAGGTTTTAATAGAGGAACTCCTGCCTCTTTCTGAAGTGGTCACTCCTAATATTTCAGAAGCGCAGAGGCTTTCCGGCATAAAAATAAGAGATATCTCAGACGCCAGTAAAGCTGCAAGGATAATTTCAGAACTTGGCGCTAAATCCGTTATTGTTACAGGTGGACATCTTAAAGGAACGGACATCCTTTATTCAAATGGGGAATTCATCCAGATTAAAGGAAAATTGATAAAAGGAGGTACCCACGGCTCCGGATGTACGCACTCGGCTGTCATTACAGCACAACTTTCAAAAGGAGCGACCCTTATAGAGGCTGCTCACTGTGCAAAGGAATTCGTAGAACAGGCAATAACCCTGAGCTTTAAAATTGGGAAAGGAGCAGCCCCGGTAAATCAAATCGGGCATATTCTTACCGATGCCCGGAGATTCAATGTTATCAGGAATATAGAACAAGCCCTTGACTTGATCAAAAAGAGCCAGGGATTTTCCAACCTGATCCCTGAGGTTGGATGTAATATCGCTATGGGTATCCCCGATGCTTCTTCAGTTTCAGATATAGCCGCAGTTTCAGGAAGGATCGTCCGTTTGAAAAATGAACCTCACGCGGTAGGATGCATTGCTTTTGGCGCAAGCAGTCATATTGCCAGGATTGTATTGACCGCCATGCATTACAATGACATGATAAGAGCTTCAATGAATATCCGGTATTCAGAGGAGGCGCTTTTTGCATGTAAAGATCTTGGTTTTTCCATTGCGTCATTCAGGAGGGAGGATGAGCCTGAAGGTGTATCTACTATGGAATGGGGGGTATCGGATGCAATAAACAGAGCTAAGAAAGTGCCTGATGTTATTTATGATAAAGGCGGCGTCGGAAAAGAAGCAATGATAAGGCTTCTGGGGCGCAATGCCGTGGAAGTGGCAGGAAAAGCCACAAAGATAGCAGGTTTGATGAATAAATGA
- a CDS encoding class I SAM-dependent methyltransferase — MAHHIKAWEDEYGKSIWKGHYSLELLDHGLKKGRLLDAGCGSGKYSLPLKMRGFEVVGVDVSFKALQMLRESSKTRELDIGIIAANIFQLPFMDQSFDIIWCYGVLQHLLLIEREFTIREFRRILRKEGILFLEVFGKDDMRYGGIEVEPDTFSRKNDIVYHYFDKSEMEDLLSDFSCNITESRKEKRFKGKLYTRHMISAVAKM; from the coding sequence ATGGCGCATCACATCAAAGCATGGGAAGATGAGTATGGAAAAAGTATCTGGAAAGGTCATTATTCACTTGAACTGTTGGATCATGGTTTAAAAAAAGGGCGACTGCTTGATGCAGGCTGCGGAAGCGGCAAATATTCGCTGCCTTTGAAGATGCGGGGATTTGAAGTAGTAGGCGTGGACGTTTCATTTAAGGCCCTGCAAATGTTAAGAGAAAGCAGCAAAACCCGTGAACTTGATATAGGTATCATAGCTGCGAATATTTTCCAATTGCCTTTTATGGATCAATCTTTTGATATCATCTGGTGTTATGGTGTGCTGCAGCATCTCTTATTGATAGAAAGGGAATTTACAATCAGGGAATTTCGACGCATTTTAAGAAAAGAAGGTATTTTGTTCCTTGAAGTGTTCGGGAAAGATGATATGCGATATGGAGGCATCGAGGTTGAACCGGATACTTTTTCGAGGAAAAACGATATAGTTTATCATTATTTTGATAAAAGCGAAATGGAAGACTTATTAAGTGATTTTTCCTGTAATATAACTGAATCACGAAAAGAAAAGCGGTTCAAAGGGAAATTGTATACAAGGCATATGATTTCTGCTGTTGCGAAGATGTAA
- a CDS encoding amino acid-binding protein, with translation MWTIIQEQFKNHPAQEKVIRLLLERGFQINVQGRVVSGGIEIPHTQIANEIEVDRRVVDSTCETISKNEKLMQIFRNVRTIPFLRDVAPLLGLGVIVIAPDNAARKGLLGAVATAVSEHGVIIRQAVSDDPYLTENPQLTIITEGKASGELLDSLTRIEGVKSVTVY, from the coding sequence ATGTGGACTATAATCCAGGAACAATTTAAAAACCACCCTGCCCAGGAAAAGGTGATCAGGTTGCTTCTGGAAAGAGGTTTCCAGATAAATGTACAGGGCAGGGTAGTTTCAGGCGGTATCGAAATACCTCACACACAGATCGCAAATGAGATAGAAGTTGATAGGAGAGTGGTTGACTCAACATGTGAAACTATTTCAAAGAATGAGAAACTGATGCAGATATTCCGGAATGTCCGCACGATACCTTTTTTAAGGGATGTGGCTCCACTACTGGGTCTTGGTGTGATAGTCATTGCGCCTGACAATGCTGCCCGCAAAGGTCTCCTCGGTGCGGTCGCAACAGCCGTATCAGAGCACGGAGTAATTATCAGGCAGGCCGTATCTGATGACCCCTACCTTACAGAAAATCCCCAGCTTACAATAATAACAGAAGGAAAAGCAAGCGGTGAACTTCTGGATTCGCTTACCAGAATAGAGGGCGTAAAGAGCGTGACAGTGTATTAG
- a CDS encoding FprA family A-type flavoprotein: protein MPKIVVVYLSTSGNTKAMADAIVEGALSRNVDAVAMNFHEAKIEEIKSAEAIAIGSSTFYYKMLPPMEKFIDSLSRADVKGKIGAAFGSYGWSGEAPGMIAEKLREIGMKVIDPVLRVQYKPEEKDLEECKRLGKDLAEKLRKAGPDK, encoded by the coding sequence ATGCCAAAAATAGTAGTCGTATATTTAAGCACATCAGGAAACACAAAAGCCATGGCAGATGCTATCGTTGAAGGCGCATTATCAAGAAATGTCGATGCTGTCGCTATGAACTTCCATGAAGCAAAAATAGAAGAAATAAAATCCGCTGAGGCGATCGCGATCGGCTCATCAACATTCTATTATAAGATGCTGCCTCCGATGGAAAAGTTCATAGACAGCTTATCAAGAGCTGATGTCAAGGGAAAAATCGGAGCAGCCTTCGGGTCTTACGGCTGGAGCGGCGAAGCTCCGGGAATGATCGCCGAAAAGTTGCGTGAAATCGGTATGAAAGTCATTGATCCGGTCCTGCGTGTACAGTATAAACCTGAGGAGAAAGATCTTGAAGAATGCAAGCGCCTGGGAAAAGACCTTGCTGAGAAACTAAGAAAAGCCGGACCTGATAAATAA
- the ruvC gene encoding crossover junction endodeoxyribonuclease RuvC, translated as MIIIGIDPGLATVGFGVIRAENGNITPISYGCIRTSADKQTPQRLLEIFNEITSLFEKYKPDAIAVEKLFFSKNVTNGLSVSEARGVVFLAAQKQDIPIFEYTPNQVKQAITGSGRADKKQVQEMIKRLLDLDEIPKPDDAADGLSIALCHINIMR; from the coding sequence ATGATCATTATCGGAATCGACCCGGGGCTTGCAACTGTGGGCTTTGGAGTGATAAGGGCAGAAAACGGGAACATCACTCCCATAAGCTACGGCTGTATCAGGACATCCGCCGATAAACAAACACCTCAGCGCCTTCTGGAAATATTTAACGAAATAACATCTCTTTTTGAAAAATATAAACCAGATGCTATCGCAGTTGAAAAACTCTTTTTCAGCAAGAATGTCACTAATGGGTTGAGCGTCAGTGAGGCAAGAGGTGTAGTATTCCTTGCAGCACAGAAGCAGGATATTCCAATATTTGAATACACCCCAAACCAGGTGAAGCAGGCAATAACGGGATCGGGAAGGGCTGACAAGAAACAGGTGCAAGAAATGATAAAGAGACTCCTTGACCTTGATGAGATACCAAAACCCGATGATGCTGCTGATGGCCTGTCGATTGCTTTATGTCATATCAATATTATGAGATAA